In Streptobacillus ratti, the following proteins share a genomic window:
- the rplC gene encoding 50S ribosomal protein L3: protein MILGKKIGMTQIFENEKLIPVTVIEAGPNFVVQTKIVEKEGYTSITLAYDEKREKLVNKPEMGVFKKAGITAKKFLKEFKVESVEEFALGQELKVDVLEGIEFVDIQGISKGKGTAGVMKRHNFGGNRATHGVSRNHRLGGSNAGGAASNSNVPKGKKMAGRLGNENVTVQNLKVVKFDVENNLLLVKGAVPGPKNGYLVIKKSVKKY, encoded by the coding sequence ATGATATTAGGTAAAAAAATTGGAATGACACAAATTTTTGAAAATGAAAAATTAATACCAGTTACTGTAATTGAAGCTGGACCAAATTTCGTAGTTCAAACTAAAATAGTAGAAAAAGAAGGTTATACTTCAATAACTTTAGCTTATGATGAAAAAAGAGAAAAATTAGTAAATAAACCAGAAATGGGTGTTTTCAAAAAAGCCGGAATCACTGCTAAAAAATTCTTAAAAGAATTTAAAGTAGAATCAGTTGAAGAATTTGCTTTAGGTCAAGAATTAAAAGTTGATGTATTAGAAGGTATTGAATTTGTTGATATTCAAGGAATCTCAAAAGGTAAAGGAACTGCTGGAGTTATGAAAAGACATAATTTTGGTGGAAACAGAGCTACACATGGGGTTTCAAGAAACCACAGACTTGGAGGGTCAAATGCAGGAGGAGCTGCATCAAACTCAAATGTACCAAAAGGTAAGAAAATGGCTGGAAGATTAGGAAATGAAAATGTAACAGTTCAAAATCTAAAAGTTGTTAAATTCGATGTAGAAAATAACTTACTATTAGTTAAAGGTGCAGTACCAGGTCCTAAAAATGGTTATTTAGTTATCAAGAAATCAGTAAAAAAATACTAA
- the rpsJ gene encoding 30S ribosomal protein S10, translating to MDNKNKRIYLQSYDNKLLDQTSAKIVEVVKKNGAKIAGPMPLPTKTKKYTVLRSVHVNKDSREQFEMRIHRRFIEIKESNNDILTALSSISLPAGVSIEIKQ from the coding sequence TCAATCTTACGATAACAAGTTATTAGATCAAACTTCTGCTAAAATAGTAGAAGTGGTAAAGAAAAATGGAGCAAAAATTGCAGGACCAATGCCTTTACCAACTAAAACTAAAAAATATACAGTTTTAAGATCTGTGCATGTTAATAAAGATTCAAGAGAACAATTTGAAATGAGAATACATAGAAGATTTATTGAAATTAAAGAATCAAACAATGATATTTTAACTGCTTTAAGCTCAATAAGCTTACCAGCAGGTGTTTCAATAGAAATAAAGCAATAG